The following proteins are co-located in the Sphaeramia orbicularis chromosome 24, fSphaOr1.1, whole genome shotgun sequence genome:
- the LOC115415317 gene encoding afadin-like isoform X2 has protein sequence MSPVGFNSYTGNSAGVVGSGEVYKDPRDKWTKSQEQENSIPSGAPESLTFKERQRLFSQGKEVSNKVKASRKLMELENELNTK, from the exons ATGTCTCCTGtcg GATTTAACTCATACACTGGAAACTCAGCAGGAGTTGTAGGATCAGGAGAAGTCTACAAGGACCCGCGAGACAAGTGGACGAAAAG TCAGGAGCAGGAGAACTCGATCCCCAGCGGCGCTCCGGAGAGTCTGACCTTCAAGGAGCGCCAGCGTCTCTTCTCTCAGGGGAAGGAGGTTTCCAACAAGGTCAAGGCTTCACGTAAACTCATGGAGCTGGAGAACGAGCTCAACACCAAGTAG
- the LOC115415317 gene encoding afadin-like isoform X1 encodes MSCCSRVPSFVDPERLAGFNSYTGNSAGVVGSGEVYKDPRDKWTKSQEQENSIPSGAPESLTFKERQRLFSQGKEVSNKVKASRKLMELENELNTK; translated from the exons ATGTCTTGTTGCTCTCGTGTCCCGTCTTTTGTGGATCCCGAACGTCTCGCAGGATTTAACTCATACACTGGAAACTCAGCAGGAGTTGTAGGATCAGGAGAAGTCTACAAGGACCCGCGAGACAAGTGGACGAAAAG TCAGGAGCAGGAGAACTCGATCCCCAGCGGCGCTCCGGAGAGTCTGACCTTCAAGGAGCGCCAGCGTCTCTTCTCTCAGGGGAAGGAGGTTTCCAACAAGGTCAAGGCTTCACGTAAACTCATGGAGCTGGAGAACGAGCTCAACACCAAGTAG